In one window of Frigoriglobus tundricola DNA:
- a CDS encoding PilZ domain-containing protein, which yields MSAPLAPSPTDSPSPPTDRRVAPRRQPALGAVCRLDSPDGGPSTLVLVWNISLTGISVLSAGPRSTGTALAGFLERTEGDHMLRIAMRVVHAKLLATGDYFLGAHFDRPLTEEELRPFVAD from the coding sequence ATGTCCGCACCGCTCGCCCCGTCCCCGACCGACTCCCCGTCCCCGCCGACCGATCGGCGGGTCGCGCCGCGCCGCCAGCCCGCGCTGGGCGCCGTGTGCCGACTCGACTCGCCCGACGGCGGCCCGTCGACGCTCGTGCTGGTCTGGAACATTTCGTTGACGGGGATCAGCGTCCTCTCGGCCGGCCCGCGCTCGACCGGGACCGCACTCGCCGGCTTCCTGGAACGGACGGAAGGCGACCACATGCTCCGCATCGCGATGCGCGTGGTTCACGCCAAGCTCCTGGCGACCGGCGACTACTTCCTCGGCGCGCACTTCGACCGCCCGCTCACCGAAGAGGAACTGAGGCCGTTCGTGGCCGATTAG
- a CDS encoding BLUF domain-containing protein: protein MPLLQIIYASAAAPTLTQTELENLLARARLKNSRLGITGILLHHEGTFLQVIEGPPDTVQGLFAKIIKDPRHTHVVLLLRRAVEAPSFEGWHVGFVNAERHDLEKLPGFFDYNRALTVPLALLNADVAWRVLEGFRNGNWRQCVEGGTCNGSFGCRKLRGSPREAPEPKK from the coding sequence GTGCCCCTCCTCCAAATCATCTATGCCAGTGCCGCCGCGCCCACGTTGACCCAGACCGAGCTGGAAAACCTCCTCGCCCGCGCCCGACTCAAGAACAGCCGCCTGGGAATCACGGGCATCCTCCTCCACCACGAGGGGACGTTCCTCCAGGTCATCGAAGGCCCGCCGGACACGGTCCAAGGGCTGTTCGCCAAGATCATCAAGGACCCGCGGCACACGCACGTCGTTCTGTTACTGCGCCGGGCCGTCGAGGCCCCGAGTTTCGAAGGTTGGCACGTGGGGTTCGTGAACGCGGAGCGCCACGACCTGGAGAAGCTCCCCGGGTTCTTCGACTACAACCGGGCGCTCACCGTGCCGCTCGCGCTCCTCAACGCCGATGTGGCCTGGCGCGTCCTCGAGGGGTTCCGAAACGGAAACTGGCGCCAGTGCGTCGAGGGCGGGACGTGCAACGGTTCGTTCGGGTGCCGGAAACTGCGTGGCAGCCCGAGAGAAGCCCCGGAGCCCAAGAAATGA
- a CDS encoding protein kinase domain-containing protein translates to MATMTPSGTPAGESFSFLRPPAEPGELGRLGAYRVLRLLGAGGMGKVFLAEDPVLEREVALKVMCLPPGEDRAVWCERFLREARALAGINHPHLVTVYQIGDDNGAAFLAMERLRGESLDARLLRAGALSADEVLGIAEDVALGLAAIHDHGLIHRDIKPSNIWLPAPAGRDPGPLGADAPARAKILDFGLVRGANSDTHLTQVGVLVGTPAYMSLEQMGGGAIDCRSDLFSFGCVMYAMCTGRPPFAASNPVARIAALVRGHLTPVREIQPAVPEPLARLIEQLLATDPDKRPPSAAEVVRRLRAIRTGPAGADRAPAPFLRRHRVKLVALVAVLAATALLARATWPPRAESPVASSPVTPPDLPPAPDGGPRAEPQVPPAAPVVEYLCDMTKLHERTHPPPGGRPPPGVDGVVRVGGVRAPHGVFMHATPSRAEPAIATYKLDRKYLRFTAEVAMNDSARRPEDGPLVFTVAIDGEEKWRSRELAPRQPPERCDLDVRGANELTIGVQFLGARYQGAHGAWIEPHLTR, encoded by the coding sequence ATGGCTACGATGACCCCGTCCGGCACGCCCGCGGGGGAGAGCTTTTCCTTCCTCCGCCCGCCCGCCGAGCCGGGCGAGCTCGGGCGCTTGGGCGCGTACCGCGTGCTCCGGCTCCTCGGGGCCGGCGGCATGGGGAAGGTGTTCCTCGCCGAGGACCCGGTGCTCGAGCGCGAGGTGGCCCTCAAGGTCATGTGCCTGCCGCCGGGCGAGGACCGGGCCGTTTGGTGCGAGCGGTTCCTGCGCGAGGCCCGCGCGCTGGCCGGTATCAACCACCCGCACCTCGTGACCGTTTACCAGATCGGGGACGACAACGGCGCGGCGTTCCTGGCGATGGAACGGCTCCGCGGCGAATCGCTCGACGCGCGCCTGCTCCGCGCGGGCGCGCTCTCCGCAGACGAGGTGCTCGGAATCGCCGAGGACGTCGCGCTCGGGCTGGCCGCGATTCACGACCACGGGCTGATCCACCGCGACATCAAGCCGAGCAACATCTGGCTGCCGGCCCCGGCGGGCCGGGACCCGGGGCCGCTCGGCGCCGACGCGCCGGCGCGGGCGAAGATCCTCGACTTCGGACTGGTCCGCGGGGCCAACTCGGACACGCACCTCACCCAGGTCGGGGTGCTGGTCGGAACGCCCGCCTACATGTCGCTGGAGCAAATGGGGGGCGGCGCGATCGACTGCCGGAGCGACCTGTTCAGCTTCGGGTGCGTGATGTACGCGATGTGTACCGGGCGCCCGCCGTTCGCCGCGAGCAACCCGGTCGCCCGGATCGCGGCGCTCGTTCGGGGCCACCTGACGCCGGTACGCGAGATCCAGCCGGCCGTCCCGGAACCCCTGGCCCGCCTCATCGAACAGTTGCTCGCGACGGACCCCGACAAGCGGCCGCCGTCCGCGGCGGAAGTGGTTCGCCGCCTCCGGGCCATTCGGACCGGACCTGCCGGGGCGGACCGGGCCCCGGCTCCGTTCCTCCGCCGGCACCGGGTAAAGCTCGTCGCGCTCGTGGCCGTGCTCGCGGCGACCGCGCTCCTCGCCCGCGCCACATGGCCCCCGCGCGCCGAGTCCCCGGTTGCGTCCTCCCCCGTGACGCCCCCCGATCTCCCTCCGGCGCCGGACGGGGGCCCGCGCGCCGAGCCCCAGGTCCCGCCGGCCGCCCCGGTCGTCGAGTACCTTTGTGACATGACGAAACTACACGAGCGCACGCACCCGCCGCCGGGCGGGCGGCCCCCGCCCGGCGTGGACGGCGTTGTGCGCGTCGGCGGGGTGCGCGCCCCGCACGGCGTGTTCATGCACGCAACTCCGTCGCGCGCCGAACCCGCGATTGCCACGTACAAGCTCGACCGAAAGTACCTCCGGTTCACGGCCGAGGTCGCAATGAACGACTCCGCGAGGCGCCCGGAAGACGGCCCGTTGGTGTTCACGGTCGCTATCGACGGCGAGGAGAAGTGGCGCTCCCGCGAATTGGCTCCGCGGCAGCCGCCGGAGCGGTGCGACCTCGACGTGCGCGGGGCGAACGAGCTGACGATCGGCGTTCAGTTCCTCGGCGCCCGGTACCAGGGCGCGCACGGCGCGTGGATCGAACCGCACCTCACGCGGTGA
- a CDS encoding SDR family oxidoreductase, giving the protein MSKLAGQVAVVTGGGSGVGKSTAALFLKEGAKVVIAGRDAAKLAGVAHELKADEALRTLPTDVTKAEQCQALIEFATKAFGRVDILVNNAGTNIKDRTLRELTPEAWDMMIRTNLDGAFYCTKAVLPQMFERKDGVIVNVVSVAGKRANPLGGAAYVAAKFGMGGLGLVLSNEEKDSGVRVSNIYPGEIDTPILSVRPKPVTEEHRATILKPEDVAEAVLFVASLLPRVSIPELVIKPTAQMYW; this is encoded by the coding sequence GTGAGCAAGCTCGCGGGTCAGGTCGCCGTGGTCACCGGGGGCGGATCGGGTGTGGGCAAATCGACGGCCGCGCTGTTCCTCAAGGAGGGCGCGAAGGTCGTCATCGCGGGGCGGGACGCGGCCAAACTCGCCGGCGTGGCCCACGAGCTGAAGGCGGACGAGGCCCTCCGCACGCTCCCGACCGACGTCACAAAGGCGGAGCAGTGCCAGGCGCTCATCGAGTTCGCGACGAAGGCGTTCGGCCGCGTCGACATCCTCGTGAACAACGCCGGCACGAACATCAAGGACCGGACCCTCCGGGAGCTCACGCCGGAGGCGTGGGACATGATGATCCGGACGAACCTCGACGGCGCATTTTACTGCACGAAAGCGGTGCTGCCCCAAATGTTCGAGCGGAAGGACGGGGTGATCGTGAACGTGGTTAGCGTGGCCGGGAAGCGGGCGAACCCGCTCGGCGGCGCGGCCTACGTGGCGGCGAAGTTCGGCATGGGCGGGCTGGGGCTGGTGCTGTCGAACGAGGAGAAGGACAGCGGCGTGCGGGTGAGCAACATCTACCCCGGCGAGATCGATACGCCGATCCTCTCCGTGCGCCCCAAGCCGGTCACGGAGGAGCACCGGGCGACGATCCTCAAACCGGAAGACGTGGCCGAAGCGGTCCTGTTCGTGGCGAGCCTGCTGCCGCGCGTGTCGATCCCGGAACTGGTCATCAAGCCCACCGCGCAGATGTACTGGTGA
- a CDS encoding dTDP-4-dehydrorhamnose 3,5-epimerase family protein: protein MNVPLPKYVERGPIHDIAWVPLKFFTDPRGWLVELFRNDLVPPQFHPVMAYVSMTKPGVVRGPHEHIDQSDYFCFVGPSTFRVYLWDARKGSPTFGAKEVRDVGESTPYALIVPPGVVHAYKNVGDKDGWVFNGANRLYAGWLKQEPVDEIRHEKDPNSPYQVE from the coding sequence ATGAACGTTCCTCTGCCGAAGTACGTCGAGCGCGGGCCGATCCACGACATCGCGTGGGTGCCGCTGAAGTTCTTCACCGACCCCCGCGGGTGGCTCGTCGAACTGTTCCGCAACGATCTCGTGCCGCCGCAGTTCCACCCGGTCATGGCCTACGTGTCCATGACCAAACCCGGCGTCGTCCGCGGGCCGCACGAGCACATCGACCAGTCCGACTATTTCTGCTTCGTCGGGCCGTCCACGTTCCGCGTGTACCTCTGGGACGCGCGCAAGGGCTCGCCCACGTTCGGAGCAAAAGAGGTGCGTGACGTCGGCGAGAGCACGCCCTACGCGCTGATCGTGCCGCCGGGCGTGGTTCACGCCTACAAGAACGTCGGCGACAAGGACGGCTGGGTGTTCAACGGCGCGAACCGCCTCTACGCCGGCTGGTTGAAGCAGGAACCGGTGGATGAGATCCGCCACGAGAAAGACCCGAACAGCCCGTATCAGGTCGAGTGA
- a CDS encoding ketopantoate reductase family protein has product MTFARDVCDCEASMEAVHIVGTGGIGCAVGYALRAAGVHVVFVDTNANKVESGRRNGVHVNDRPPLTAEFVHFGSWQPAPGVPVLLCTKCYDNAAVLARLAPGGQLIPIQNGFDSQLEAFEHASEGIASFVSECAKDAPHTRITRPGELHIGPRSAPRPASGGRTPPEATATETTYDDRRDAEQRDAASVAVASAGLRPPLAGVLRSSDLFRVVEVANIAPIKHAKLMYNAAISPLAAAAGIDNGKLLSVPDARTLFFGLLQENYRTLSAAKIELGKVGPFHPRTVAWILRRKWLAGLMAKGFEPSLRGTYCSMAGEIQKGRTEIDNYNGYLIRLAEEAGVPCPLNRAVFDLVTRMTAAREAPRPGVFREIAQLAARQVVPVTA; this is encoded by the coding sequence GTGACATTTGCACGGGACGTGTGCGATTGCGAGGCGAGCATGGAGGCCGTTCACATTGTTGGTACGGGCGGCATCGGTTGTGCCGTCGGGTATGCGCTCCGTGCGGCCGGAGTGCACGTCGTGTTCGTGGACACGAACGCCAATAAAGTCGAAAGCGGGCGTCGGAACGGTGTTCACGTGAACGACCGCCCTCCCCTGACCGCCGAGTTCGTTCATTTCGGCTCCTGGCAACCGGCTCCCGGCGTGCCGGTGCTCCTCTGCACCAAGTGTTACGACAACGCGGCGGTCCTGGCGCGACTCGCACCCGGCGGGCAACTGATCCCGATTCAAAACGGCTTCGACTCACAGTTAGAGGCGTTCGAGCACGCGTCAGAGGGCATCGCGTCGTTCGTGTCCGAATGTGCCAAGGACGCGCCCCACACCCGCATCACACGCCCCGGAGAGTTGCACATCGGCCCCCGCTCGGCGCCCCGCCCGGCGAGCGGGGGGCGTACCCCCCCCGAGGCAACCGCGACCGAGACGACTTACGACGACCGGCGCGATGCTGAACAGCGCGATGCCGCCTCGGTCGCAGTTGCCTCGGCGGGCTTACGCCCCCCGCTCGCCGGGGTCTTGCGATCTTCGGACCTGTTTCGCGTGGTCGAGGTTGCAAACATCGCCCCCATCAAGCACGCGAAGCTCATGTACAACGCCGCCATCTCGCCGCTTGCCGCGGCGGCCGGCATCGACAACGGCAAGCTGCTATCCGTGCCAGACGCGCGAACGCTGTTCTTCGGCCTGCTTCAGGAGAACTATCGCACCCTGAGCGCGGCGAAGATCGAGTTAGGCAAAGTGGGGCCGTTCCACCCGCGGACGGTCGCGTGGATTCTGCGGCGGAAGTGGCTCGCGGGGCTCATGGCGAAGGGCTTCGAGCCGTCCCTGCGCGGAACGTACTGCTCGATGGCCGGCGAAATTCAGAAGGGCCGGACCGAGATCGACAATTACAACGGCTACCTCATCCGACTCGCGGAAGAAGCCGGTGTGCCGTGTCCGCTCAACCGGGCGGTGTTCGACCTGGTGACGCGGATGACCGCCGCACGCGAGGCGCCCCGGCCCGGCGTCTTCCGCGAGATCGCACAGTTGGCCGCGCGCCAGGTGGTACCGGTCACCGCGTGA
- a CDS encoding HEAT repeat domain-containing protein, with protein sequence MRVSLLAAVLVVASAPALVADEPEAKYKGKPLDYWVEQLQKAPTDEQQKVAAAAVAAFGRQAQPAVPKLLAMLEDRSWEFRGLIAEILLEIGPHTEGIVPVLAQRLKENKVCDPDLVIDLLRELDPDRKETIPALIAALDHRETRFFAVRELCKGPAVVKDALPTLRRAALQIVLEEEKSPSKSVVKWQRYGKNNNHNMSDSLEDLHGLGEDAVPILLALLDAPGKLGKTAALKEFAKLGPVAVKSAPALKKQLKHDDPRVRYFACAALWAVAESPDVVPVLVQLMDAKAEPSVNWDMEAAKLLGDIGPKAKDALPPLKALAQKQWDPADYAVPSELFRPHSAQEAARWAIDRIEGKAKK encoded by the coding sequence ATGCGCGTATCACTCCTTGCGGCGGTTCTGGTCGTGGCATCCGCTCCGGCCCTCGTGGCCGATGAACCGGAGGCGAAGTACAAGGGGAAGCCCCTCGACTACTGGGTGGAGCAACTTCAGAAAGCACCAACCGACGAGCAGCAGAAGGTCGCAGCGGCTGCGGTCGCTGCGTTCGGCCGTCAAGCCCAGCCCGCGGTGCCGAAACTGCTCGCGATGCTCGAAGACCGGTCCTGGGAGTTCCGAGGATTGATCGCTGAGATTCTGCTTGAGATCGGTCCGCATACTGAAGGAATTGTGCCGGTACTGGCACAACGCTTGAAGGAAAACAAAGTCTGCGATCCCGACCTCGTCATTGATTTGTTGCGCGAGTTGGACCCGGATCGGAAGGAAACAATTCCCGCGCTGATCGCGGCACTCGACCACCGCGAAACTCGTTTCTTTGCCGTGAGAGAACTCTGCAAGGGTCCAGCGGTCGTCAAGGACGCCTTACCCACCCTTCGTCGCGCCGCGTTGCAGATCGTTTTAGAAGAAGAGAAGAGCCCCTCGAAGTCGGTCGTGAAGTGGCAACGTTACGGAAAAAACAACAACCACAATATGTCCGACTCTCTCGAAGACTTGCACGGTTTGGGTGAGGACGCCGTACCGATCTTGCTCGCCCTGCTCGACGCCCCCGGCAAACTCGGAAAGACGGCCGCACTCAAGGAATTCGCGAAGCTCGGGCCGGTGGCCGTGAAGTCCGCGCCCGCATTGAAGAAGCAGTTGAAGCACGACGACCCGCGCGTGCGCTACTTCGCCTGCGCCGCGTTGTGGGCCGTGGCAGAGAGCCCCGATGTGGTCCCGGTTCTCGTTCAGCTAATGGACGCGAAAGCCGAACCCTCGGTGAACTGGGACATGGAGGCGGCCAAACTGCTCGGCGACATCGGTCCCAAGGCCAAGGACGCGCTACCCCCACTCAAAGCGCTCGCGCAGAAACAATGGGATCCGGCAGACTACGCCGTTCCGTCTGAGCTATTCCGTCCCCATTCCGCCCAAGAAGCGGCAAGGTGGGCCATCGACCGAATCGAGGGCAAAGCGAAGAAGTAG
- a CDS encoding glycosyltransferase → MDAGGRERVALVHDWLTGMRGGEKCLEPLCRRWPDARLFTLLHTRGSVSPTIERVRVRASRLNGLPWVERYYRYLLPLMPFEAGWRVTGADLVVSLSHAVAKSACPPKGVPHVCYCFTPMRYAWHMKDAYFHKTGLFGRLKAGVVDAILARIREWDRRTADRVTHFVAISNTVRDRIRDCYGRDADVIYPPVDTDFYTPAPESGGPLGRFDGTDPHREDFYLVVSALAPYKRFDLAIDACTKLGKKLVVIGSGQHAAKLRAHAGPNVSFLGWQSDVVIRDHLRRAKALLFPGEEDFGIVPLEAQACGCPVIGFARGGLTETVRPLGAAVKPGFAGDRSRGTEAAAVKPGLAGDRSRGTEAAAVKPGLAGDRSRGTGEVAPGVAGDRSRGTEAAAEPTGVFFTEQTLDAVCEAIERFERSADRFDPRAARHQAVLFRKERFERELFGYLDRVLGAAPSEARKVA, encoded by the coding sequence ATGGATGCCGGGGGACGCGAACGGGTGGCGCTCGTCCACGACTGGCTGACCGGCATGCGCGGCGGCGAAAAGTGCCTGGAACCGCTGTGCCGGCGCTGGCCGGACGCCCGCCTGTTCACGCTCCTGCACACACGCGGGAGCGTTTCACCGACCATCGAGCGCGTGCGGGTACGAGCGAGCCGCCTGAACGGGCTCCCCTGGGTCGAACGGTATTACCGTTACCTCTTACCGCTGATGCCGTTCGAGGCCGGCTGGCGCGTGACGGGTGCCGACCTCGTCGTGAGCCTCAGTCACGCCGTCGCGAAGTCCGCGTGCCCGCCGAAGGGCGTGCCGCACGTGTGCTACTGCTTCACGCCGATGCGGTACGCGTGGCACATGAAGGACGCGTACTTCCACAAGACTGGACTGTTCGGCCGCCTGAAGGCCGGTGTCGTAGACGCGATCCTCGCGCGCATCCGCGAGTGGGACCGGCGCACCGCGGACCGGGTCACGCACTTCGTCGCCATCAGCAACACGGTCCGCGACCGCATCCGCGACTGTTACGGCCGCGACGCCGACGTGATCTACCCGCCGGTGGACACCGACTTCTACACGCCGGCCCCGGAGAGCGGCGGGCCGCTCGGCCGGTTCGACGGGACCGACCCGCACCGCGAGGACTTCTACCTGGTGGTATCGGCGCTGGCGCCGTACAAGCGGTTCGATCTCGCGATCGATGCGTGTACGAAACTCGGCAAGAAGCTCGTGGTGATCGGCAGCGGCCAGCACGCCGCGAAGCTGCGCGCCCACGCGGGACCGAACGTGTCGTTCCTCGGCTGGCAGTCGGACGTGGTGATCCGCGACCACCTGCGGCGGGCAAAGGCGCTCCTGTTCCCCGGCGAAGAGGATTTCGGCATCGTCCCCCTGGAAGCGCAAGCGTGCGGGTGCCCGGTGATCGGGTTCGCCCGCGGCGGCTTGACCGAAACGGTCCGCCCGCTTGGAGCGGCCGTGAAGCCCGGCTTTGCGGGCGACAGGTCGCGAGGCACGGAGGCAGCGGCCGTGAAGCCCGGCCTTGCGGGCGACAGGTCGCGAGGCACGGAGGCAGCGGCCGTGAAGCCCGGCCTTGCGGGCGACAGGTCGCGAGGCACAGGGGAAGTAGCCCCCGGCGTTGCGGGCGACAGGTCGCGAGGCACGGAGGCAGCGGCCGAGCCGACCGGCGTGTTCTTCACCGAACAGACGCTGGACGCGGTCTGTGAAGCGATCGAGCGGTTCGAGCGCTCGGCCGACCGGTTCGATCCCCGTGCGGCCCGCCACCAGGCGGTGTTGTTCCGAAAGGAACGGTTTGAACGCGAGCTGTTTGGATATTTGGACCGCGTGCTAGGGGCCGCACCGTCCGAAGCGCGAAAGGTGGCATGA
- a CDS encoding PP2C family protein-serine/threonine phosphatase, whose product MAFSLNIGKCSLLGNYRENNEDSIDVKVFPDLTVNIVADGMGGQAAGEIASRKAVDIIPRELRKNLTSHLNGEGVKSTLRRAIVQANEEIMAMGALDKDMKNMGTTVVMAIWRKGAEVFVAGVGDSRCYLIRNKRIQQLTVDHSLAQALVEAKTISPAEAKDHRFRNVLWKYLGSKEVGDGPDVQVVQVQAGDRFLLCTDGLTGVVPDEQLATVISSATDMQQLAEGLGQLALDQGSRDNVSCVVMEVVEG is encoded by the coding sequence ATGGCATTCTCGCTGAACATCGGCAAGTGCAGCCTGCTCGGCAACTACCGTGAGAACAACGAAGACTCGATTGACGTGAAGGTGTTCCCGGACCTCACCGTGAACATCGTCGCGGACGGTATGGGCGGGCAGGCCGCGGGCGAGATCGCCAGCCGGAAGGCGGTCGACATCATCCCGCGCGAACTGCGCAAGAACCTGACCTCGCACCTCAACGGCGAAGGGGTGAAATCGACCCTCCGCCGGGCCATCGTCCAGGCCAACGAAGAAATCATGGCGATGGGTGCCCTCGACAAAGACATGAAGAACATGGGCACGACGGTGGTGATGGCGATCTGGCGGAAGGGGGCCGAGGTGTTCGTGGCCGGGGTCGGCGACAGCCGGTGCTACCTGATCCGCAACAAGCGCATCCAGCAACTCACCGTGGACCACTCGCTGGCCCAGGCGCTCGTCGAGGCCAAAACGATTAGCCCGGCCGAGGCCAAGGACCACCGGTTCCGCAATGTGTTGTGGAAGTACCTGGGGAGCAAGGAAGTCGGCGACGGCCCGGACGTTCAAGTGGTTCAGGTCCAGGCCGGCGACCGCTTCCTCCTCTGCACCGACGGCCTCACCGGTGTGGTCCCCGACGAACAGCTCGCGACCGTCATCTCCTCGGCGACCGACATGCAGCAACTGGCCGAGGGGCTCGGCCAACTGGCCCTCGACCAGGGCTCGCGCGACAACGTGTCGTGCGTCGTGATGGAAGTGGTCGAGGGGTGA
- the tsaE gene encoding tRNA (adenosine(37)-N6)-threonylcarbamoyltransferase complex ATPase subunit type 1 TsaE, with translation MVLTLDIPDLAATEAFGRRLGALLFPGAVVALVGQLGAGKTHLTRAVAEGLGVRTPAAVNSPTFVLIQEYPARLPIYHFDAYRLSGSREFAELGADEYFRGAGVCLVEWADKVGAALPAEHLRIEIETVDENRRRFRIHALGEMYESLLSRIA, from the coding sequence TTGGTTCTCACCCTCGACATCCCCGATCTCGCGGCGACCGAGGCGTTCGGCCGGCGGCTCGGCGCGCTCCTGTTCCCCGGGGCGGTGGTCGCGCTCGTGGGTCAGCTCGGCGCGGGGAAGACGCACCTCACGCGGGCCGTTGCCGAGGGGCTGGGCGTCAGGACCCCGGCCGCGGTCAACAGCCCGACGTTCGTCCTGATTCAGGAGTACCCCGCGCGGCTGCCGATCTACCACTTCGATGCCTACCGCTTGAGCGGTTCGCGCGAGTTCGCCGAACTCGGTGCGGACGAGTACTTCCGCGGGGCCGGCGTGTGCCTCGTCGAGTGGGCCGACAAGGTGGGCGCCGCCCTGCCGGCCGAGCACCTCCGGATCGAAATCGAGACCGTGGACGAGAACCGCCGCCGGTTCCGGATTCACGCTCTGGGCGAAATGTACGAGTCGCTCCTCAGCCGGATCGCGTAG
- the prfB gene encoding peptide chain release factor 2 (programmed frameshift), producing MNPDLRRRTDELCTRLTQLRDSLDIRGKTTTRDQLEAKQSEPDFWNNQEKAKGVIGQLKVLNSLLKPYEELTAASNDLTAMAELAAEDAAFEAELEPALVKAESQYEAFELQAMMSGKHDSCTAIVSIKPGAGGTDACDWANILFRAYSKWAAKHGFDIPKDEIDIEPNLEAGVQSVSFKVVGPYAYGYLQSEIGVHRLVRMSPFGSGDTRQTSFAAVDVLPELPDDIEIVIKDGDLEWQHFSTGGPGGQHQNKTQSGARCIHKPTGIRAESRTDKSQHKNKDNALKLLKARLYAIEEQKRIGDTVKAYDAKGEIAFGSQIRSYVMQPYTLVREEREGIDVKTPAINDVLDGDFDQFMHAFLRHKTARANKALKK from the exons ATGAACCCGGACCTCCGCCGCCGCACCGACGAACTCTGCACCCGGCTCACTCAGCTCCGGGACTCTCTT GACATCCGCGGCAAAACCACCACCCGCGACCAGCTCGAGGCCAAACAGAGCGAACCCGACTTCTGGAACAACCAGGAGAAGGCCAAGGGCGTTATCGGCCAGTTGAAGGTGCTCAACTCGCTGCTGAAGCCCTACGAGGAACTCACGGCCGCCTCCAACGACCTCACGGCGATGGCCGAACTCGCGGCCGAGGACGCGGCGTTCGAGGCCGAACTGGAGCCGGCCCTCGTGAAGGCCGAGTCCCAGTACGAAGCGTTCGAGCTCCAGGCGATGATGAGCGGCAAGCACGACTCGTGCACGGCCATCGTCTCGATCAAGCCGGGCGCCGGCGGGACCGACGCGTGCGACTGGGCCAACATCCTGTTCCGCGCGTATTCCAAGTGGGCGGCCAAGCACGGGTTCGACATCCCGAAGGACGAGATCGACATCGAGCCGAACCTCGAAGCCGGCGTTCAGAGCGTCTCGTTCAAGGTCGTCGGCCCGTACGCCTACGGGTACCTGCAGAGCGAGATCGGCGTTCACCGGCTCGTGCGCATGAGCCCGTTCGGCTCCGGCGACACGCGGCAGACCTCGTTCGCCGCCGTGGACGTGCTGCCGGAACTGCCGGACGACATCGAGATCGTCATCAAGGACGGCGACCTCGAATGGCAGCACTTCAGCACCGGCGGGCCGGGGGGGCAGCACCAGAACAAGACCCAGTCGGGCGCGCGCTGCATCCACAAGCCCACCGGCATCCGGGCCGAGAGCCGCACCGACAAGAGCCAGCACAAGAACAAGGACAACGCGCTCAAGCTCCTGAAGGCCCGGCTGTACGCGATCGAGGAGCAGAAGCGGATCGGCGACACGGTGAAGGCCTACGACGCGAAGGGCGAAATCGCCTTCGGGTCGCAGATCCGCAGCTACGTCATGCAGCCGTACACGCTGGTCCGCGAGGAGCGCGAGGGCATCGACGTGAAGACGCCCGCCATCAACGACGTCCTCGACGGCGACTTCGACCAGTTCATGCACGCCTTCCTCCGCCACAAGACGGCCAGGGCGAACAAGGCACTGAAGAAATAA